A DNA window from Providencia huaxiensis contains the following coding sequences:
- a CDS encoding DMT family transporter, producing MKFKGLILVSLGACSYGILSTLVVLAYRAGYSLNDVIGSQTVLGAILLWFFVVTGALVKKARLVWPTRRQGLLMLLTGTTTGLTGLLYYASLQYLSPALGVVLFLQFTWMGVAINAFISRQIPPVMTMVSVVVILIGTVLATGLLNSSEIVFHWLGVLLGLSAALSNAIRVYVSGALAVKTDPMMRSAIMVTGGAILTSIVVPPTFLLSASTFQSLFFSYGLPLAFFGSFFGMWMFAKGTPLIGTSLATIVSSMQLPVTILLSVTVLQLPLELIQFVGVAVILMGVAIAELKIKTNKYNSKRSFV from the coding sequence ATGAAATTTAAAGGTCTGATTTTAGTTTCTTTAGGCGCTTGTAGTTATGGCATTCTTTCAACGCTTGTGGTGTTGGCTTATCGTGCAGGGTATTCCTTGAATGATGTCATCGGTAGCCAGACAGTATTAGGTGCGATTTTACTGTGGTTTTTTGTTGTTACGGGTGCATTGGTTAAAAAAGCGCGTCTAGTATGGCCAACACGCAGGCAAGGCCTATTAATGTTACTCACTGGGACGACAACAGGGTTAACCGGGCTTTTGTATTATGCATCATTGCAGTATTTGTCTCCGGCACTTGGTGTTGTCTTATTTTTGCAATTTACATGGATGGGGGTTGCAATTAACGCATTTATTAGTCGCCAAATACCCCCCGTGATGACCATGGTATCTGTTGTGGTGATATTAATCGGAACAGTATTAGCGACAGGTTTGTTAAATAGTTCCGAGATCGTATTTCACTGGCTTGGTGTGTTATTAGGATTATCTGCAGCGTTATCAAATGCTATTCGTGTTTATGTCAGTGGTGCATTAGCGGTTAAAACAGATCCTATGATGCGTTCTGCAATCATGGTAACAGGAGGCGCAATTTTGACATCAATTGTCGTTCCGCCAACATTCTTACTGAGTGCATCAACGTTTCAATCTCTATTTTTCTCATATGGATTACCTCTGGCTTTCTTTGGTTCTTTCTTTGGCATGTGGATGTTTGCTAAAGGAACCCCGCTGATCGGTACCAGCTTAGCGACCATTGTTAGCTCAATGCAGCTGCCCGTCACGATTTTATTATCCGTGACAGTATTGCAGTTACCCCTTGAATTAATTCAGTTTGTTGGTGTTGCTGTCATCCTCATGGGTGTTGCCATTGCTGAGTTGAAAATAAAAACAAATAAATATAACTCCAAACGGAGCTTTGTATGA
- the pyrE gene encoding orotate phosphoribosyltransferase produces the protein MKAYQRDFIELAMKKQVLKFGEFTLKSGRKSPYFFNAGLFNTGRDLALVGRFYAQALQDSAIECDVIFGPAYKGIPIATTTAVALSEHHDIDMPYCFNRKEAKDHGEGGVLVGSPLQGRVVVVDDVITAGTAIRESMEIIKQQQATLNGVLLCLDRQEKGKGEISAVQEVERDYGCKVYSIITMNDLITYLAEKEGMQEHLAAMKAYREQYGIE, from the coding sequence ATGAAAGCCTATCAGCGCGATTTTATTGAACTTGCCATGAAAAAACAGGTACTTAAATTTGGTGAGTTTACGCTGAAATCAGGTCGTAAAAGCCCTTACTTTTTTAATGCGGGGTTATTTAATACAGGGCGTGATCTGGCACTTGTCGGTCGTTTTTATGCACAAGCATTACAAGATAGCGCAATTGAGTGTGATGTCATTTTTGGTCCAGCGTATAAAGGGATCCCCATCGCAACGACGACAGCGGTAGCACTTTCTGAGCACCATGACATCGATATGCCTTACTGCTTCAACCGCAAAGAAGCTAAAGACCATGGGGAAGGCGGCGTGTTAGTAGGAAGTCCTTTACAAGGGCGTGTTGTAGTAGTTGATGATGTGATTACCGCAGGGACGGCAATTCGTGAATCAATGGAAATTATTAAACAACAACAAGCCACGTTGAATGGTGTTCTGCTATGCCTTGATCGCCAAGAAAAAGGGAAAGGTGAAATTTCAGCAGTACAAGAGGTTGAGCGTGATTATGGTTGTAAAGTTTACTCAATTATTACCATGAACGATTTAATCACCTATCTTGCTGAAAAGGAAGGTATGCAGGAACATTTAGCGGCTATGAAGGCTTATCGCGAACAATACGGAATTGAATAA
- a CDS encoding GntR family transcriptional regulator — protein MKDKPLSQQAYTAIKHKILSKQFGEESYTSENSLVEELGMSRTPIREALYQLQNEGLVKIIPRKGVFIQKLSLKETRDNYDLRLAIESHAIKLVREYLTDEHFSILKAIIERQDELLKGNDYQGWIKEDERFHRFFLELLDNSVFLDLADNIRQRVYFQPDPIYRNEYYYESTRQHQQLIEQLKAKEFTLAEETLTEHILRGKRNYV, from the coding sequence ATGAAAGATAAACCACTAAGCCAACAAGCCTATACTGCAATTAAACATAAAATTCTCAGTAAGCAATTTGGAGAGGAAAGTTATACCTCTGAAAATAGCTTAGTTGAGGAACTCGGTATGAGTCGTACTCCAATTCGCGAAGCCTTATATCAATTACAGAATGAAGGCTTAGTCAAAATTATCCCTCGTAAAGGTGTTTTTATTCAGAAACTATCGTTAAAAGAGACCAGAGATAATTATGATTTACGCTTAGCAATTGAGTCCCATGCAATTAAATTAGTTCGTGAATATTTAACTGATGAACATTTTTCTATCTTAAAGGCTATTATTGAACGGCAAGATGAATTATTGAAGGGAAATGACTATCAAGGTTGGATAAAAGAAGATGAACGATTCCACCGTTTCTTCTTGGAATTACTGGATAACTCGGTTTTCTTAGATTTAGCGGATAATATTCGCCAGCGAGTCTATTTTCAGCCTGACCCTATTTATCGCAATGAATATTATTATGAGTCTACACGCCAACATCAGCAATTAATTGAACAACTCAAAGCAAAAGAATTTACCCTTGCGGAAGAAACGCTAACTGAGCATATTTTGCGCGGCAAACGTAATTATGTTTAG
- the coaBC gene encoding bifunctional phosphopantothenoylcysteine decarboxylase/phosphopantothenate--cysteine ligase CoaBC, whose protein sequence is MNQLSLLGKQIVIGISGGIAAYKIPELTRRLRDKGAIVRIVMTQGAKAFITPLTLQAVSGHPVSDDLLDPAAEAAMGHIELAKWADLIILAPATADLIARLSAGMANDLLTTVCLASAAPIALVPAMNQQMYRAKATQENLIKLQQRQCMIWGPDAGSQACGDIGPGRMIDPLEIVRLASEFFTPKLDLQGIKLMITAGPTREALDPVRFISNHSSGKMGFAIAKAASQRGADVTLIAGPVNIETPEGVNRIDVMSGLEMYEQVHQTIAEQNIFIGCAAVADYRAKNIAENKIKKQGDEVSITLFKNPDIVASVGSLKHNRPYVVGFAAETQNVEEYARQKRQQKQLDLICANDVSLADNGFNSDNNALHLFDANGDIRLPHCNKNELSHYLLDEILQRYEKN, encoded by the coding sequence ATGAATCAACTGTCACTATTAGGTAAGCAGATAGTTATTGGCATTAGTGGGGGCATTGCTGCGTACAAAATCCCTGAACTCACCCGCCGTTTGCGCGATAAAGGTGCGATTGTGCGTATTGTGATGACTCAAGGTGCAAAAGCCTTTATTACGCCTTTAACCTTGCAAGCCGTTTCAGGACATCCTGTTTCTGATGACCTGCTAGACCCAGCCGCTGAGGCGGCTATGGGACATATTGAACTCGCTAAATGGGCTGACCTTATTATTCTAGCGCCTGCTACTGCGGATTTAATTGCTCGCCTCAGTGCAGGAATGGCAAATGACTTACTCACAACAGTTTGCCTTGCTTCCGCAGCACCGATTGCACTTGTGCCAGCAATGAACCAACAAATGTACCGAGCAAAAGCAACTCAAGAAAATTTAATCAAACTGCAACAACGCCAATGTATGATTTGGGGGCCAGATGCAGGCAGCCAAGCCTGTGGTGATATTGGCCCTGGTCGCATGATTGACCCACTAGAAATTGTTCGTCTAGCCAGTGAGTTTTTTACCCCTAAACTCGACTTACAAGGCATCAAATTAATGATCACTGCTGGCCCAACAAGGGAAGCGCTAGACCCAGTTCGCTTTATTAGTAACCATAGTTCGGGGAAAATGGGTTTTGCCATTGCTAAAGCAGCCAGCCAACGTGGTGCCGACGTCACTTTGATTGCGGGCCCTGTAAATATTGAAACACCAGAAGGGGTTAACCGGATTGATGTCATGAGTGGCTTAGAGATGTATGAACAAGTGCATCAAACCATTGCTGAACAAAATATTTTTATTGGTTGCGCTGCAGTTGCAGATTATCGCGCAAAAAACATTGCTGAAAATAAAATAAAAAAACAAGGTGATGAAGTTTCGATTACACTTTTCAAAAATCCAGATATCGTGGCTAGTGTCGGAAGCCTAAAACACAATAGGCCATATGTTGTTGGGTTTGCAGCTGAAACCCAAAATGTGGAAGAATATGCACGCCAAAAACGACAACAAAAGCAACTCGACCTCATTTGTGCCAATGACGTCTCACTAGCAGACAACGGGTTTAATAGCGATAACAACGCGTTACATCTTTTTGATGCTAACGGTGATATCCGTTTGCCTCACTGTAATAAAAACGAATTAAGCCACTATTTACTTGACGAGATACTTCAACGTTATGAAAAAAATTGA
- a CDS encoding nucleoside permease — protein sequence MNIKSRLKIMLFLQYFVWGSWLVTLGSYMMKTLSFSGAEVGMVYSSKGIAAILMPGLIGIIADKYIPANRLYMICHLIGAAALFYAATVTSSTVMFWVMLINAMAFMPTIALSNSISYSSLSQYQLDSVSNFPPIRVFGTVGFIVAMWSISLLKFELSSMQLYIAGGSSLLLALYSLTLPKIDVNKKAISSSWISKLGLDALVLFKKPIMAVFFLFAMLLGAVLQITNTFGNPFLHDFGLNPLYQDSLVVQYPSILLSISQMAEVCFILAIPFFLKRYGIKTVMLLSMFAWTLRFGFFAFGDPSAIGLMFLIMSMIVYGCAFDFFNISGSIFIEREVDTRMRASAQGLFMTMVNGVGAYFGAILSGLVVDYYTVDGIKDWQMIWLVFASYTVVLAIIFQFTFHYHHDKDAALKEAKSS from the coding sequence ATGAACATTAAATCCCGCTTGAAAATCATGCTTTTCCTGCAATATTTTGTTTGGGGAAGTTGGTTAGTCACACTCGGTTCCTACATGATGAAAACATTGAGTTTTTCAGGTGCAGAAGTCGGTATGGTGTATAGCTCAAAGGGTATTGCTGCCATTCTAATGCCCGGGCTTATCGGAATCATTGCAGATAAATATATTCCAGCAAATCGTTTATATATGATTTGCCATTTAATTGGGGCTGCTGCATTGTTTTATGCCGCAACAGTCACGAGTTCAACCGTTATGTTCTGGGTGATGTTAATTAATGCAATGGCCTTTATGCCAACGATTGCGCTTTCAAATAGCATCAGCTATTCATCATTAAGCCAATATCAGCTCGACTCAGTGAGTAACTTCCCACCTATCCGGGTATTTGGTACGGTTGGCTTTATTGTTGCAATGTGGAGTATTAGCTTATTGAAATTTGAGCTAAGTAGTATGCAACTTTATATTGCAGGTGGTAGCTCATTACTTTTAGCGCTTTATTCATTAACTTTGCCAAAAATTGATGTGAATAAAAAAGCAATTTCAAGTAGTTGGATCAGTAAGCTCGGTTTAGACGCTTTAGTGTTATTCAAAAAGCCCATTATGGCAGTGTTTTTCTTATTCGCTATGTTACTTGGCGCGGTTTTACAAATTACCAATACGTTTGGTAACCCATTCTTGCATGACTTCGGTCTGAACCCGTTATACCAAGATAGCTTGGTGGTTCAGTATCCATCGATACTGTTATCGATTTCTCAGATGGCAGAAGTATGTTTTATTTTAGCAATTCCATTTTTCTTGAAACGCTATGGCATTAAAACTGTCATGTTATTAAGCATGTTCGCATGGACACTACGATTTGGCTTCTTTGCATTTGGTGACCCGTCTGCCATCGGGCTGATGTTCTTGATCATGTCGATGATTGTTTATGGCTGCGCATTTGATTTCTTTAATATTTCAGGTTCCATCTTTATTGAAAGAGAAGTGGATACGCGTATGCGCGCGAGTGCCCAGGGCTTATTTATGACGATGGTTAACGGTGTTGGTGCCTATTTCGGTGCGATACTTAGTGGGTTGGTTGTCGACTATTATACGGTGGATGGTATTAAAGATTGGCAAATGATTTGGTTAGTTTTTGCTTCTTATACCGTAGTCTTAGCAATAATTTTCCAATTTACGTTCCATTATCACCACGATAAAGACGCAGCATTGAAAGAAGCCAAATCTAGCTAA
- the rph gene encoding ribonuclease PH, producing the protein MRPADRQADQMRPITITRNYTKHAEGSVLIEFGDTKVLCNATVEEGVPRFLKGQGQGWVTAEYGMLPRATNSRNQREAARGKQTGRTMEIQRLIARSLRAAVDLKKLGEYTITLDCDVIQADGGTRTAAISGACVALVDALNNMVEQGKIAKSPLKSMVAAVSVGIVNQEALCDLEYIEDSAAETDMNVVMMDDGRMIEVQGTAEGEPFSHEELLALLALAKTGLNTIFEAQREALK; encoded by the coding sequence ATGCGCCCAGCAGATAGACAAGCAGACCAAATGCGCCCGATTACCATCACGCGCAACTATACTAAGCATGCAGAAGGCTCTGTTCTTATTGAGTTTGGCGACACGAAGGTGTTATGTAATGCAACTGTTGAAGAAGGGGTTCCTCGCTTTTTAAAAGGGCAGGGGCAAGGTTGGGTTACAGCGGAGTATGGCATGTTACCGCGCGCAACAAACTCACGTAATCAGCGTGAAGCTGCACGAGGAAAACAAACAGGCCGTACGATGGAAATCCAACGGTTAATTGCTCGTTCTTTGCGTGCAGCGGTTGACCTTAAAAAATTAGGTGAATACACCATTACTTTAGACTGTGATGTTATTCAAGCGGATGGCGGTACACGTACAGCCGCGATTTCTGGTGCTTGTGTGGCACTTGTTGATGCGCTGAATAACATGGTTGAACAAGGTAAAATTGCAAAAAGCCCACTAAAATCAATGGTTGCTGCCGTTTCGGTTGGAATTGTAAACCAAGAGGCTCTATGTGACCTTGAGTATATTGAAGATTCTGCAGCGGAAACCGATATGAATGTTGTCATGATGGATGATGGCCGAATGATTGAAGTGCAGGGCACTGCAGAAGGCGAACCGTTTAGTCATGAAGAGTTATTAGCCTTATTGGCGTTAGCTAAAACAGGTTTAAATACCATTTTTGAAGCTCAGCGAGAAGCGCTGAAGTAA
- the dut gene encoding dUTP diphosphatase, which produces MKKIDLKILDSRIGNEFPLPAYATTGSAGLDLRACLDAPIDLAPGQTELIPTGLAIHIADESLAAVILPRSGLGHKHGVVLGNLVGLIDSDYQGQLMVSVWNRSDKAFTIEPGERMAQMVFVPVVQTEFNIVDDFDATERGAGGFGHSGRQ; this is translated from the coding sequence ATGAAAAAAATTGACCTAAAAATCCTTGATAGCCGTATCGGTAATGAATTTCCTCTACCAGCCTATGCCACCACTGGTTCTGCTGGTTTAGACCTACGTGCATGCCTTGATGCACCAATCGATTTGGCACCAGGTCAAACAGAGCTTATTCCAACAGGTTTAGCCATTCACATTGCAGATGAAAGTCTTGCTGCGGTCATCTTACCTCGTTCCGGTTTAGGTCATAAACATGGCGTTGTACTGGGCAACCTCGTTGGCCTCATTGATTCTGATTATCAAGGCCAGCTCATGGTGTCTGTCTGGAACCGGAGTGACAAAGCTTTTACCATTGAACCTGGCGAACGCATGGCACAAATGGTGTTTGTCCCAGTTGTTCAGACGGAATTTAATATTGTTGATGATTTTGACGCAACTGAGCGTGGAGCTGGCGGTTTCGGTCATTCTGGCCGTCAATAA
- a CDS encoding MFS transporter, with the protein MSHNDSVVTPTTKDSPGRLRWGLAAIFFIIGLIAYMDRANISIVAEHMMTDLGMSKVQFGFLGALFSLGYALAQIPSGILAERFGSRLIATISLYIWSAFTILTVVAPTYIWLCIVRFLFGVGEAPLYPANAVFNTWWFRQNEKARAASFLLAGSYFGPVIAPTLTVFIMISFGWHAVFYIFGVIGILIGMVWYFFARNKPEQHPKISQSEIAFIQGGRTISEQGGADVKAPWRKFMKERPFWAVGFQYFFVAYMTTLFMIWLPTYLQEARGFSLTEMGIAASFPWLAICIAVLTAGSISDWLLNKGYSQLVARGYIAITGFILFIVGICGAAQTESAIASVAWLTLALGSLGLPVVTSWAIAADKGRQYAGSVSGWMNLWGNLGGVISPILCGWLAQHFGWTVALLFNVIPISLAIICWFFIQPDKPLAAAVNPD; encoded by the coding sequence ATGTCACATAATGATTCTGTTGTAACACCAACAACGAAAGACTCACCAGGGCGTTTACGTTGGGGATTAGCAGCAATATTTTTTATTATCGGTTTGATTGCATATATGGACCGCGCAAATATTTCCATTGTTGCCGAACATATGATGACCGATTTAGGAATGAGCAAAGTTCAATTTGGCTTTTTGGGTGCGCTATTTTCACTTGGCTATGCGCTTGCCCAAATTCCAAGCGGCATACTTGCAGAACGGTTTGGTAGCAGGCTTATCGCAACTATTAGCCTTTACATTTGGTCCGCATTCACAATATTAACGGTCGTTGCCCCTACCTATATTTGGTTATGCATCGTACGCTTCCTATTTGGTGTTGGAGAAGCGCCGCTCTACCCTGCAAATGCCGTCTTTAATACATGGTGGTTTCGCCAAAATGAAAAGGCACGGGCAGCTAGTTTCTTACTTGCTGGTTCCTATTTTGGGCCTGTGATTGCCCCTACCCTTACCGTATTTATTATGATTTCATTCGGGTGGCATGCCGTTTTCTATATCTTCGGTGTGATTGGTATTCTTATCGGTATGGTTTGGTATTTCTTTGCCAGAAATAAACCTGAACAACATCCTAAAATTTCTCAAAGTGAAATTGCGTTTATCCAAGGAGGCCGAACAATTAGTGAGCAAGGCGGTGCTGATGTTAAAGCCCCTTGGCGAAAATTTATGAAAGAACGTCCGTTCTGGGCGGTTGGTTTCCAATACTTTTTTGTCGCCTATATGACCACCTTATTTATGATTTGGCTCCCCACCTACTTACAAGAGGCTCGTGGCTTCTCATTAACCGAAATGGGTATTGCTGCCAGCTTTCCTTGGTTAGCAATTTGTATCGCAGTACTCACTGCAGGTTCAATTTCTGATTGGTTACTCAACAAAGGATACTCACAGTTAGTCGCGAGGGGATATATCGCCATTACCGGTTTTATTCTATTTATCGTGGGTATTTGCGGTGCGGCTCAAACTGAAAGTGCCATTGCAAGTGTTGCATGGCTCACCCTCGCACTCGGTTCTCTAGGATTGCCAGTTGTGACCTCTTGGGCAATCGCTGCGGATAAGGGCCGCCAATATGCAGGCTCTGTCAGTGGATGGATGAATTTATGGGGCAATCTCGGTGGTGTTATTTCCCCCATTCTATGTGGCTGGCTTGCACAGCATTTTGGTTGGACCGTCGCTTTACTTTTCAATGTGATACCTATCAGTTTAGCGATTATTTGCTGGTTTTTTATTCAGCCAGATAAACCTTTAGCAGCTGCTGTTAACCCTGACTAA
- a CDS encoding carbon-nitrogen hydrolase family protein, protein MKIAIAQLASSPDKAQNLKKACEAIQKAAQGGADLILLPEMFMAFVPADSGISYADVAEAVDGPFVSQLAKTAQQCGIYVTCGIYESAPNEPKRAFNTTIMLNRQGELIYHYQKTHLYDAFSYQESLNIIQSNNELKPVETEFGKIGVLVCYELRFPEVARKLTLAGADLILVPTAWVSGPLKEEHYQTLVKARALENTIPVCACDQTGNIFIGRSLVCDALGVTIASAGYDETLFFAEISTQHTAETREKLPCMQNRRPELY, encoded by the coding sequence ATGAAGATTGCAATTGCTCAGCTAGCCAGTAGTCCAGATAAAGCTCAAAATTTAAAAAAAGCATGCGAAGCTATACAAAAAGCCGCTCAAGGTGGTGCCGACCTCATTCTATTGCCGGAAATGTTTATGGCTTTTGTTCCAGCAGATAGTGGTATTAGCTATGCTGATGTCGCAGAAGCTGTTGATGGCCCTTTTGTCTCTCAGTTGGCAAAAACTGCCCAACAATGCGGTATTTATGTGACTTGTGGAATTTATGAAAGTGCCCCGAATGAGCCGAAAAGAGCATTCAACACGACAATTATGTTGAACCGCCAAGGTGAGCTTATCTATCACTACCAAAAAACCCACCTATACGATGCCTTTTCATATCAGGAATCCCTTAATATCATTCAAAGTAATAATGAATTAAAACCTGTGGAAACTGAATTTGGCAAAATTGGCGTTTTAGTCTGTTATGAACTGCGTTTCCCTGAAGTTGCTCGAAAACTAACCTTAGCTGGCGCTGACCTTATACTCGTTCCCACAGCATGGGTAAGCGGGCCACTAAAAGAAGAGCATTACCAAACATTAGTTAAAGCACGCGCTTTGGAGAACACGATCCCTGTTTGCGCATGCGACCAAACGGGTAATATTTTTATTGGTCGCAGCCTTGTTTGTGATGCACTTGGCGTAACTATCGCATCTGCTGGCTACGATGAGACACTATTTTTTGCTGAAATATCAACACAGCATACCGCAGAGACACGAGAGAAATTACCTTGTATGCAAAACCGACGTCCTGAGTTGTATTAG
- a CDS encoding RraA family protein, protein MFTLNPRVACFSPEIIESCRDVCPSTIGHMTDFGFLKTLRPQIEQCQFIGNAVTVRIPHMDSSAVHKVFDIVQEGDVVCIDMSGDYDRACWGEMVSYMARAKKIAGAVIDGCVTDIKALREIGVPIYARKVSPLTTRILGIEGAINVPISIDGVTIHPGNLIIADGDGILVADEVTLQEYRQRALNAQHAEIDVKKRIDAGETLAAISGAAKFFE, encoded by the coding sequence ATGTTTACATTAAATCCTCGTGTTGCCTGTTTTAGCCCTGAAATTATCGAAAGTTGCCGTGATGTTTGCCCGTCAACTATCGGACATATGACTGACTTCGGTTTTCTCAAAACATTACGCCCACAAATTGAACAATGCCAATTTATTGGTAATGCTGTAACAGTACGTATTCCACATATGGACTCATCTGCTGTACATAAGGTGTTCGACATCGTGCAAGAAGGCGACGTTGTCTGTATCGATATGTCAGGGGATTATGATCGCGCTTGTTGGGGCGAGATGGTTTCTTATATGGCACGGGCAAAGAAAATTGCCGGCGCGGTTATTGATGGTTGTGTCACCGATATCAAAGCATTACGTGAGATTGGCGTTCCTATTTATGCACGTAAAGTGAGTCCGTTAACAACGCGAATTTTAGGTATTGAAGGCGCAATTAATGTGCCGATTAGTATAGACGGCGTAACGATCCATCCTGGTAATTTAATCATTGCAGATGGCGATGGCATTTTAGTCGCTGATGAAGTGACTCTGCAAGAGTATCGCCAACGAGCCCTTAATGCTCAACATGCTGAAATTGATGTTAAAAAGCGCATTGATGCTGGTGAAACATTAGCGGCAATTTCAGGTGCTGCGAAATTTTTTGAATAA
- a CDS encoding YicC/YloC family endoribonuclease has translation MIRSMTAFARRDIKGEWGNAAWELRSVNQRYLETYIRLPEQFRSLEPVIRERLRSRLTRGKVECSLRFELDGANRGELILNEQLARQLISAANWVKNYSHEGEINPLEILRWPGVMSAGEQDLDIISEQLLAGLDEAIDAFIQSREAEGASLHTLIEQRLDGVLVEVAKVRQHMPEILQWQRERLQNKLEEADIQVDNNRLEQELILLAQRVDVAEELDRLEAHVKETRNILKKKEATGRRLDFMMQEFNREANTLASKSINSEVTTSAVELKVLIEQMREQIQNIE, from the coding sequence ATGATCCGTAGTATGACCGCTTTTGCCCGTCGGGATATCAAGGGTGAATGGGGGAATGCGGCCTGGGAGCTGCGTTCCGTGAACCAACGTTATTTAGAAACGTATATTCGCTTACCTGAGCAATTCAGAAGCCTTGAGCCCGTCATTCGCGAACGTCTGCGTTCTCGCCTAACACGTGGAAAGGTAGAATGTAGTCTACGCTTTGAGTTAGACGGTGCAAATCGTGGTGAATTAATCCTAAATGAACAATTAGCACGCCAATTAATCAGTGCTGCGAATTGGGTTAAAAATTACAGCCATGAAGGTGAAATAAACCCATTAGAAATTTTGCGTTGGCCGGGTGTGATGTCAGCAGGCGAACAAGATTTAGATATCATCAGCGAGCAATTACTGGCGGGCTTAGATGAAGCTATTGATGCTTTCATTCAAAGCCGTGAAGCTGAAGGTGCTTCATTGCATACACTCATCGAACAGCGCCTTGATGGCGTCTTAGTTGAAGTCGCAAAAGTACGTCAACATATGCCAGAAATTTTACAGTGGCAACGCGAACGCTTACAAAATAAGTTAGAAGAAGCTGATATTCAAGTGGATAACAACCGCCTGGAACAAGAACTTATTCTATTGGCTCAACGTGTTGATGTTGCAGAAGAACTGGATAGACTAGAAGCTCATGTTAAAGAAACGCGTAACATCTTGAAGAAAAAAGAGGCAACTGGTCGCCGCCTTGACTTTATGATGCAAGAATTCAACCGCGAAGCTAATACGCTAGCGTCAAAATCAATTAATAGCGAAGTTACAACCTCTGCAGTTGAACTCAAAGTATTAATCGAGCAAATGAGAGAACAAATTCAAAATATTGAATAA
- the slmA gene encoding nucleoid occlusion factor SlmA, whose translation MAEKAITQKRNRRDEILQALALMLESSDGSQRITTAKLAATVGVSEAALYRHFPSKMKMFDSLIGFIEDSLVSRINLILTDEKDTIIRIKLILALILGFSEKNPGLTRIMTGHALMFEQDRLQDRINQLFERIESQLRQVLKEKKIRDGHGFIHDESLLASQLLAFCEGMLSRFVRSEFRYRPTVEFESRWPLILAQLQ comes from the coding sequence ATGGCAGAAAAAGCGATAACACAAAAACGTAACAGACGTGATGAGATTTTACAGGCTCTTGCGTTAATGTTAGAAAGTAGTGATGGCAGCCAACGTATTACAACAGCAAAACTTGCTGCTACGGTTGGTGTATCAGAAGCTGCGCTATATCGTCATTTTCCGAGTAAAATGAAAATGTTCGATAGCCTTATTGGGTTTATTGAAGACTCATTGGTTTCGCGTATTAATCTGATTTTAACTGATGAAAAAGATACGATAATTAGAATTAAACTAATACTTGCCCTAATACTTGGGTTTTCTGAGAAAAACCCTGGGCTAACGCGTATAATGACAGGCCATGCTCTAATGTTTGAGCAAGATAGGCTGCAAGATCGTATTAACCAATTATTTGAACGTATAGAATCACAATTACGGCAGGTGTTAAAAGAGAAAAAAATACGTGATGGCCATGGGTTTATTCATGATGAGTCATTACTTGCTTCTCAGTTACTAGCCTTTTGTGAAGGGATGCTCTCTCGTTTTGTGCGTTCTGAGTTTCGTTATCGGCCAACCGTCGAGTTTGAATCGCGCTGGCCTTTAATTCTAGCTCAGTTACAATAA